The following proteins come from a genomic window of Sinorhizobium fredii NGR234:
- a CDS encoding ABC transporter permease — MSVNQEGSQEAIRRRNWRDVDLRAVAPFVALVLLLLVGALVNPNFISINNLANVATRSAFIAIIAVGATFVISSGDLDLSVGAMVAFIASLMILFMNSGVIADPVLMLVAAILFTVVAGALCGLTNGLITTAGKIEPFIATLGTMGIYRGLTTWLSQGGAITLKEPQLQEIYRPAYFGMIFGVPVPIIVILSVTAVAAFILYRTRYGRHVVAVGSNRDVARYSGIFVNGVRTVAFVIQGLCVAAAVLLYVPRLGSTSATTGILWELQAITAVVVGGTALKGGAGRVWGTICGAFILELVGNIMLLSNFISEYLIGAIQGAIIIIAMLVQRSLVRKS; from the coding sequence ATGAGCGTGAACCAAGAAGGCAGCCAGGAGGCGATCCGCCGCCGCAACTGGCGTGACGTTGATCTGAGGGCCGTGGCGCCGTTCGTTGCGCTGGTGCTGCTGCTGCTTGTCGGGGCGCTGGTCAACCCCAACTTCATCAGCATTAACAACCTCGCCAATGTCGCCACCCGCAGCGCCTTCATCGCCATCATTGCGGTCGGCGCGACCTTCGTGATTTCGTCGGGGGATCTCGATCTTTCCGTCGGCGCCATGGTCGCCTTCATCGCCAGCCTGATGATCCTCTTCATGAACTCCGGCGTGATCGCCGATCCGGTACTCATGCTCGTGGCGGCGATCCTCTTCACCGTGGTCGCCGGTGCGCTCTGCGGTCTAACCAACGGCCTGATCACGACGGCCGGCAAGATCGAGCCCTTCATCGCGACGCTCGGCACCATGGGCATCTATCGCGGTTTGACGACCTGGCTTTCGCAGGGCGGAGCGATCACGCTCAAGGAGCCGCAGCTCCAGGAGATCTACCGCCCCGCCTATTTCGGCATGATCTTCGGCGTACCGGTACCGATTATCGTCATCCTTTCGGTGACCGCTGTCGCCGCGTTCATTCTCTACCGCACCCGCTACGGACGGCACGTCGTCGCCGTCGGCTCCAATCGTGACGTTGCGCGATACTCCGGCATTTTCGTCAATGGCGTTCGCACAGTCGCCTTCGTGATCCAGGGGCTGTGCGTCGCCGCAGCCGTGCTGCTCTACGTGCCGCGCCTCGGATCGACCTCAGCGACCACGGGCATCCTGTGGGAATTGCAGGCGATCACCGCCGTCGTCGTCGGCGGCACGGCGCTTAAAGGTGGCGCTGGACGCGTCTGGGGCACCATCTGCGGTGCGTTCATCCTCGAGCTGGTCGGCAACATCATGCTGCTGTCCAACTTCATCAGCGAATACCTGATCGGCGCCATCCAGGGTGCGATCATCATCATTGCGATGCTCGTCCAGCGCTCGCTGGTGCGCAAATCGTGA
- a CDS encoding substrate-binding domain-containing protein produces MRSKLFGLTLAAMTALAGVSHAQEEKKVTIGVSIPAADHGWTAGVVFHAERVAKILMERNPGLNVIVKTSPDPASQANAVQDLETQDIDALVILPTDPDPLVNAIKEVKGKGTFVALVDRAPSVNDNSVRDLYVAGNNPALGQVAGEYIKATTPDAEVVVIRGLPIPIDQQRQDGFDKGIEGSNVKVLDRQYGNWNRDDAFKVMQDYLTKYPKIDVVWCQDDDMAVGVLQAIEQAKRTDIQYVVAGAGSKEMIKKVMDGDKMIPVDVLYPPAMVGTALEMTVANFYGQVPVRGVYTIDATLVTKDNAKDFYFADSPF; encoded by the coding sequence ATGCGTAGCAAGCTATTCGGCCTGACCCTCGCGGCGATGACCGCCCTCGCTGGCGTATCGCACGCGCAGGAGGAGAAGAAAGTGACGATCGGCGTGTCGATCCCGGCGGCCGATCACGGCTGGACGGCCGGCGTGGTCTTCCATGCCGAGCGGGTCGCCAAGATCCTGATGGAGCGCAATCCGGGCCTTAACGTCATCGTCAAGACCTCGCCCGATCCGGCGAGCCAGGCCAACGCCGTTCAGGACCTCGAGACGCAGGACATCGACGCTCTCGTCATCCTGCCGACCGATCCGGACCCGCTGGTCAACGCTATCAAGGAAGTGAAGGGCAAGGGAACCTTCGTCGCCCTGGTCGACCGTGCGCCGAGCGTCAACGACAACTCCGTGCGCGATCTCTATGTTGCGGGCAATAACCCGGCCCTCGGTCAGGTCGCTGGCGAGTACATCAAGGCAACGACACCGGACGCTGAAGTCGTCGTCATCCGAGGCCTCCCGATCCCGATCGACCAGCAGCGCCAGGACGGATTTGACAAGGGCATCGAGGGCTCGAACGTCAAGGTTCTCGACCGCCAGTACGGCAACTGGAATCGCGACGATGCCTTCAAGGTAATGCAGGACTATCTGACCAAGTACCCGAAGATCGATGTCGTCTGGTGCCAGGACGACGACATGGCTGTCGGCGTGCTGCAGGCCATCGAGCAGGCAAAGCGCACCGACATCCAGTATGTCGTTGCCGGCGCCGGCTCGAAGGAAATGATCAAGAAGGTCATGGACGGCGACAAGATGATCCCGGTCGACGTGCTCTACCCGCCGGCGATGGTCGGTACCGCGCTCGAGATGACGGTGGCCAACTTCTACGGCCAGGTTCCGGTTCGCGGCGTTTACACGATCGACGCCACCCTCGTGACCAAGGACAATGCGAAGGATTTCTACTTCGCAGATTCGCCGTTCTGA
- a CDS encoding SDR family NAD(P)-dependent oxidoreductase produces the protein MILKDRIAIVTGAGSGIGQAGAAIMAREGAHVVVVDRSAKAAEETVTSIATKGGSAETLAIDVTNDDALAHGIADVAARHGRIDILHNHAGAQVAGDLEQVDVAGFDRSWNLNVRAHFMAARFVMPAMKAAGGGAIVNTSSSSGVLYDREMIAYTTTKHAVIAMTRQMAGDYAKYGVRVNALCPGWVDTPFNEPFIKQMGGRSAIDAYIREKVPLGRWASVDEIAESILFLVSDRSSYMTGQILVVDGGETVV, from the coding sequence ATGATCCTGAAAGACCGGATCGCGATCGTGACCGGCGCCGGCTCCGGGATCGGTCAGGCGGGCGCTGCCATCATGGCGCGTGAAGGCGCCCATGTGGTCGTCGTCGACCGCAGCGCGAAGGCCGCCGAAGAGACCGTGACATCGATAGCCACCAAAGGCGGCAGCGCCGAAACGCTCGCCATCGACGTCACCAACGACGACGCGCTCGCGCACGGCATAGCTGACGTCGCCGCGCGGCACGGCCGCATTGATATCCTGCACAACCATGCTGGCGCCCAGGTCGCCGGCGATCTTGAACAGGTCGACGTGGCGGGCTTCGACCGCTCTTGGAACCTCAATGTCCGCGCCCATTTCATGGCCGCCCGCTTCGTCATGCCGGCAATGAAAGCGGCGGGCGGCGGCGCGATCGTCAACACCTCCTCGTCTTCCGGCGTGCTCTACGACCGCGAGATGATCGCCTATACGACGACGAAACATGCGGTGATCGCCATGACGCGGCAAATGGCCGGCGACTATGCGAAATATGGGGTGCGGGTGAATGCTCTCTGTCCCGGCTGGGTCGACACCCCCTTCAACGAACCCTTCATCAAACAGATGGGGGGGCGGAGCGCCATCGATGCCTACATCCGCGAGAAGGTGCCGCTCGGCCGTTGGGCGAGTGTCGACGAGATCGCGGAGTCGATCCTCTTCCTCGTTTCCGACCGCTCCTCTTATATGACCGGTCAGATTCTGGTGGTCGACGGCGGCGAAACCGTCGTGTGA
- a CDS encoding ABC transporter permease gives MRALVSAVYLFLYAPIVLVVLFSFNAGRNASEFTGFSTAWYGKALGNTFLVSALQNSLMIAFTSAALAAVFGTMAALGMERLGIRTRAVFDALFAAAIVVPGVVIGIATLVALVAVFSFVNPALATIWPGDHPPQLGLGYGSIIAAHGLFSMALVAMIVKARIASLGRDIVEASSDLYATPLTTFRLIVLPQILPSILAGFLLAFTFSFDDFIIAFFVAGSKTTLPIYVFASIRRGVTPEINAIATLVLVASLLLILTARLLMREKKSKSGK, from the coding sequence ATGCGCGCTCTCGTCTCCGCCGTCTATCTCTTTCTCTATGCGCCGATCGTTCTGGTCGTCCTGTTCTCCTTCAATGCGGGGCGCAATGCCAGCGAGTTCACCGGGTTCTCGACCGCCTGGTACGGCAAAGCCCTCGGTAACACCTTCCTGGTCTCCGCGCTGCAGAACAGCCTGATGATCGCCTTCACCAGCGCCGCACTCGCCGCGGTATTCGGGACCATGGCCGCGCTCGGCATGGAGCGGCTCGGCATCCGCACGCGGGCGGTCTTCGATGCATTGTTCGCCGCGGCGATCGTCGTTCCGGGTGTCGTCATTGGCATCGCCACGCTCGTCGCCCTTGTCGCTGTGTTCTCCTTCGTCAATCCGGCGCTCGCGACGATCTGGCCGGGCGATCACCCGCCACAGCTCGGGCTTGGCTACGGCTCGATCATCGCTGCCCACGGCCTCTTCTCGATGGCGCTCGTCGCCATGATCGTGAAGGCGCGAATCGCCAGTCTCGGCCGCGACATCGTCGAGGCGTCGAGTGATCTCTATGCGACGCCGCTCACCACTTTCCGGCTGATCGTACTGCCGCAGATCCTGCCCTCGATCCTCGCCGGCTTCCTGCTCGCCTTCACCTTCTCCTTCGACGATTTCATCATCGCCTTCTTCGTCGCGGGCTCGAAGACCACCTTGCCGATCTATGTCTTCGCCTCGATCCGTCGCGGCGTGACGCCGGAGATAAATGCGATCGCGACCCTGGTTCTGGTCGCCTCGCTTCTCCTGATCCTGACAGCGCGCCTGCTGATGCGCGAGAAGAAAAGTAAATCCGGGAAGTGA
- a CDS encoding IS30 family transposase yields the protein MSQCYSQLTLPDRRRLHQLVERKVPVGEIARQLGRHRSTIYRELKRNTFHDAEFPEYSGYYSGIANDISKERRRRLRKLSRHPQLRQLVIDRLEALWSPEQIAGRLLADGVSAVRVCTETIYRFIYGKEDYPLQLYRHLPEGRRKRRRRGSRKPRDGLIAFDYRIGQRPDFIADRSQFGHWEGDLLIFRRDLGEANVTSLVERKSRYTVMIKNGSRHSQPLIGKIVDAFSPLPAIARQSFTFDRGTEFRGFRALEDGLGARSWFCDPNSPWQKGAIENTNKRIRRFVPSDTDLSAVSQQKLVTLAHHLNSLPRKCLGYRTPAEVFMAHLRDCG from the coding sequence ATGTCGCAGTGCTATTCACAGCTCACCCTTCCCGATCGCCGCCGTTTGCACCAGCTCGTGGAACGCAAGGTTCCTGTCGGTGAGATCGCCCGGCAGCTCGGCCGGCATCGCTCGACGATCTATCGTGAACTGAAGCGCAACACCTTCCATGATGCCGAGTTTCCGGAATACAGCGGCTACTACAGCGGCATTGCCAACGACATCTCCAAGGAGCGCCGGCGACGGCTGCGCAAGCTCAGCCGCCACCCGCAGCTGCGCCAGCTGGTTATCGATCGACTGGAGGCACTTTGGTCGCCGGAGCAGATCGCCGGCCGTCTGCTGGCCGATGGTGTGAGCGCCGTCCGCGTCTGCACCGAGACGATCTATCGCTTTATCTATGGCAAGGAAGATTATCCGCTGCAGCTCTATCGTCACCTGCCGGAAGGCCGTCGCAAGCGCCGTCGCCGCGGCTCCCGCAAGCCCCGCGACGGCTTGATTGCGTTTGACTACAGGATCGGCCAACGGCCTGATTTCATTGCCGATCGCTCGCAGTTCGGCCACTGGGAGGGCGATCTCTTGATCTTCCGGCGCGACCTCGGTGAAGCCAATGTCACCTCGCTGGTCGAGCGCAAGAGCCGCTACACGGTGATGATCAAGAATGGTAGCCGCCACTCGCAGCCGCTCATCGGCAAGATCGTCGATGCCTTCTCTCCCTTGCCGGCCATTGCCCGTCAGAGCTTCACCTTCGACCGTGGCACCGAGTTTCGCGGTTTCAGGGCTTTGGAAGATGGACTCGGCGCCAGGAGCTGGTTCTGCGATCCAAATTCACCGTGGCAGAAAGGTGCGATCGAGAACACCAACAAGCGCATCCGCCGCTTTGTGCCGAGCGATACGGACCTATCCGCCGTCAGCCAGCAGAAGCTCGTCACCCTCGCCCATCACCTGAACTCGCTGCCCAGGAAGTGCCTTGGCTATCGGACACCCGCCGAGGTGTTCATGGCGCATTTGCGCGATTGCGGGTAA